Proteins from a genomic interval of Streptomyces sp. Tu6071:
- a CDS encoding PAC2 family protein, giving the protein MIELEGVPELIDPIMVAAFEGWNDAGDAASSAVAHLEQEWKGEVFAALDAEDYYDFQVNRPTVFMEDGTRKITWPTTRLSVVRITGERPRDLVLVRGIEPSMRWRSFCNELLGFAHELGVEMVVVLGALLGDTPHTRPVPVSGVTSDPDLARTMDLEESKYEGPTGIVGILQEACTHAGVPAVSLWAAVPHYVSQPPNPKATLALLNRLEDLLDLRVPLGELVEDARAWQLGVDQLAAEDSEVAEYVQSLEEARDTAELPEASGEAIAREFERYLRRREPGSGPGGPGAPGFGREAAGPGGDRARSTRPARAEEPREPKPEEKDAEDEQPGPEAAGPDAAEPGAAEPDTAGPGSAESAGPGSGSSGPGSSGSASASESSGQKPERRADEDGPGED; this is encoded by the coding sequence GTGATCGAGCTCGAAGGGGTCCCCGAGCTGATCGACCCCATCATGGTGGCCGCGTTCGAGGGCTGGAACGACGCGGGTGACGCCGCCTCCAGCGCGGTCGCGCACTTGGAGCAGGAGTGGAAGGGCGAGGTCTTCGCGGCGCTCGACGCCGAGGACTACTACGACTTCCAGGTCAACCGGCCCACCGTCTTCATGGAGGACGGCACCCGGAAGATCACCTGGCCCACCACCAGGCTCTCCGTCGTCCGGATCACCGGTGAACGCCCGCGCGACCTCGTGCTGGTGCGGGGCATCGAGCCCTCCATGCGCTGGCGCTCGTTCTGCAACGAGCTGCTCGGCTTCGCGCACGAGCTGGGCGTCGAGATGGTCGTGGTGCTCGGCGCCCTCCTGGGCGACACCCCGCACACGCGCCCGGTCCCGGTGAGCGGCGTCACCTCCGATCCCGACCTCGCGCGCACGATGGACCTGGAGGAGTCGAAGTACGAGGGCCCCACGGGCATCGTCGGCATCCTCCAGGAGGCGTGCACTCACGCCGGGGTCCCGGCGGTGAGCCTGTGGGCCGCCGTGCCGCACTACGTCTCGCAGCCGCCGAACCCGAAGGCGACCCTCGCCCTGCTCAACCGCCTGGAGGACCTGCTCGACCTGCGGGTCCCGCTCGGCGAGCTGGTCGAGGACGCGCGGGCCTGGCAGCTCGGGGTCGACCAGCTCGCGGCCGAGGACAGCGAGGTCGCCGAGTACGTGCAGTCGCTGGAGGAGGCGCGGGACACCGCGGAGCTTCCGGAGGCGAGCGGCGAGGCGATCGCGCGCGAGTTCGAGCGGTACCTGCGGCGCAGGGAGCCCGGCTCGGGCCCCGGCGGCCCGGGTGCTCCCGGCTTCGGGCGCGAGGCGGCGGGCCCCGGCGGCGACCGGGCGCGGTCCACGCGACCGGCGCGGGCGGAGGAGCCGAGGGAGCCGAAGCCGGAGGAGAAGGACGCGGAGGACGAGCAGCCGGGGCCGGAGGCCGCCGGGCCGGACGCCGCCGAACCCGGTGCCGCTGAGCCCGACACCGCCGGGCCGGGGTCCGCGGAGTCCGCGGGGCCCGGGTCCGGGTCCTCGGGGCCCGGGTCCTCCGGGTCCGCTTCCGCGTCGGAGTCCTCCGGGCAGAAGCCGGAGAGGCGCGCGGACGAGGACGGGCCGGGCGAGGACTGA
- a CDS encoding VOC family protein codes for MSQEHFPAPESGMLLSYFLTVADVPRSRAFYTDVLGGELVLAENPCTVRLANSWIIMNPGGGPTPDKPGITLHPPQDPSTATCFLNIRVADIQAVYEEWSARGAEFVTPPIDRKAEIRCYLRDPDGYLIELGQATGMLRGVYADPPAGRT; via the coding sequence ATGTCGCAGGAACACTTTCCCGCCCCCGAGTCCGGGATGCTTCTCAGCTACTTCCTCACCGTCGCCGACGTGCCGCGTTCCCGCGCCTTCTACACCGACGTCCTCGGCGGCGAGCTGGTGCTCGCCGAGAACCCGTGCACGGTCCGCCTCGCCAACAGCTGGATCATCATGAACCCCGGTGGCGGCCCCACCCCGGACAAGCCCGGCATCACGCTGCACCCGCCGCAGGACCCGTCCACGGCGACGTGCTTCCTCAACATCCGCGTGGCCGACATCCAGGCCGTGTACGAGGAGTGGAGCGCCAGGGGCGCCGAGTTCGTCACGCCGCCGATCGACCGCAAGGCGGAGATCCGCTGCTACCTGCGCGACCCCGACGGCTACCTCATCGAGCTGGGCCAGGCCACCGGGATGCTGCGCGGTGTCTACGCCGACCCGCCCGCCGGACGTACCTGA
- a CDS encoding LLM class flavin-dependent oxidoreductase, translating to MKFQVLSLIQHAPHPLTAAVRPAAERFQDVLALAEAAEALGFDAFAVGERHAGAFLSSSPTVVLGAIAARTRRIKLLTGVTVLAILDPVRVAEDYATLDQLAAGRLELVIGKGAEAGHFSLYGLDEERQWDLQAEKYELLRRLWREEGVDWEGEFRPPLKDVTTVPRPYAGPPTVWHGSATSLHSTELAARHGDPLFTANAIQPREAYVRLVAHYRERFAAHGHDPAKARVAAGSGGLLLADTAEEAISRYRELYEASVRQNFKPHLAGKAGYNTPFATIEEAIKEGPQLIGSPQQVVDKLLGFHASYRHDLQSISVDGFGLPCGEQLELLQRFAEEVLPVVRREAPTTLWEDGEESGEE from the coding sequence ATGAAGTTTCAGGTGCTCAGCCTCATCCAGCACGCGCCCCACCCCCTCACCGCCGCGGTGCGCCCGGCCGCCGAGAGGTTCCAGGACGTCCTCGCGCTCGCCGAGGCGGCCGAGGCGCTCGGCTTCGACGCCTTCGCGGTCGGCGAGCGGCACGCGGGGGCCTTCCTCTCCTCCTCGCCCACCGTCGTGCTCGGCGCGATAGCCGCCCGTACGCGGCGGATCAAGCTGCTCACGGGCGTGACGGTGCTCGCGATCCTCGACCCCGTGCGGGTCGCCGAGGACTACGCGACGCTCGACCAGCTCGCCGCGGGCCGCCTCGAACTCGTCATCGGCAAGGGCGCGGAGGCGGGGCACTTCTCGCTCTACGGCCTCGACGAGGAACGGCAGTGGGACCTCCAGGCGGAGAAGTACGAGCTGCTGCGCCGGCTGTGGCGCGAGGAGGGCGTCGACTGGGAGGGCGAGTTCCGTCCGCCGCTCAAGGACGTCACGACCGTGCCGCGCCCGTACGCGGGCCCGCCCACCGTCTGGCACGGCTCGGCGACGAGCCTCCACTCCACCGAGCTGGCCGCGCGCCACGGCGACCCGCTCTTCACCGCCAACGCGATCCAGCCGCGCGAGGCGTACGTACGTCTCGTCGCTCACTACCGCGAGCGGTTCGCCGCCCACGGGCACGACCCCGCGAAGGCCCGCGTCGCCGCCGGTTCCGGCGGTCTGCTCCTCGCCGACACGGCCGAGGAGGCGATCAGCCGCTACCGCGAGCTGTACGAGGCGTCTGTGCGGCAGAACTTCAAACCGCACCTCGCGGGGAAGGCCGGCTACAACACCCCCTTCGCGACGATCGAGGAGGCGATCAAGGAAGGACCGCAGCTCATCGGCTCGCCGCAGCAGGTCGTCGACAAGCTGCTCGGCTTCCACGCCTCCTACCGCCACGACCTCCAGTCGATCAGCGTCGACGGCTTCGGCCTCCCCTGCGGCGAGCAGCTGGAGCTGTTGCAGCGCTTCGCCGAGGAGGTGCTCCCCGTCGTGCGGCGCGAGGCGCCGACCACGCTGTGGGAGGACGGCGAGGAGAGCGGGGAGGAGTAA
- a CDS encoding IclR family transcriptional regulator, with amino-acid sequence MAKNIQSLERAAAMLRLLAGGERRLGLSDISATLGLAKGTAHGILRTLQAEGFVEQDPASGRYQLGAELLRLGNSYLDVHELRARALVWTDDLARSSGESVHLGVLHLGGVLVVHHVFRPDDSRQVLEVGAMQPLHSTGLGKVLCAFDPVARSEALENERKSFTARTVTGPEEFTAALDETRKRGWAADLEETWEGVTSVAAPIHDRRALPVGAVAVTGAVERLCPDGTLRPELIAAVRECARSVSRDLGAARF; translated from the coding sequence ATGGCGAAGAACATCCAGTCGCTGGAGAGGGCGGCGGCGATGCTGCGGCTGCTCGCGGGCGGCGAGCGGCGGCTGGGCCTGTCGGACATCTCCGCGACCCTCGGCCTCGCCAAGGGCACCGCGCACGGCATCCTGCGCACCCTCCAGGCGGAGGGCTTCGTGGAGCAGGACCCGGCCTCGGGCCGGTACCAGCTCGGCGCGGAACTGCTGCGGCTCGGGAACAGCTATCTCGACGTGCACGAGCTGCGGGCCAGGGCGCTCGTGTGGACCGACGACCTGGCGCGCTCCAGCGGGGAGAGCGTGCACCTGGGCGTGCTGCACCTGGGCGGCGTGCTCGTGGTGCACCACGTCTTCCGGCCCGACGACAGCCGCCAGGTTCTGGAGGTGGGCGCGATGCAGCCGCTGCACTCCACGGGGCTCGGCAAGGTCCTGTGCGCCTTCGACCCGGTGGCCCGCAGCGAGGCCCTGGAGAACGAGCGCAAGTCGTTCACCGCGCGCACGGTGACGGGCCCGGAGGAGTTCACGGCCGCGCTCGACGAGACCCGCAAGCGCGGCTGGGCCGCCGACCTGGAGGAGACCTGGGAGGGCGTGACCTCGGTCGCCGCCCCCATCCACGACCGCCGCGCCCTCCCGGTCGGCGCGGTCGCCGTCACGGGCGCGGTCGAGCGCCTGTGCCCGGACGGCACGCTGCGCCCCGAGCTGATCGCCGCGGTCCGCGAGTGCGCGCGCTCCGTCTCCCGCGACCTGGGCGCGGCCCGCTTCTGA
- the glpK gene encoding glycerol kinase GlpK encodes MSTPTTGHGTGPFIAAIDQGTTSSRCIVFDRDGRIVSVDQKEHEQILPKPGWVEHDASEIWDNVQEVVAGAIRKAGITKDDVKAIGITNQRETTMLWDRHTGEPVHHAIVWQDTRTDALCKELGRNVGADRFRRETGLPLSSYFAGPKIRWLLDNVEGLQERADRGDLLFGTMDSWVIWNLTGGVNGGVHVTDVTNASRTLLMNLRTLEWDDKICASIGVPKSVLPEIRSSAEVYGEVKGGLLGDVLGGIPVASALGDQQAALFGQTCFAEGEAKSTYGTGTFMLINTGTKAINSYSGLLTTVGYRIGDQKPVYALEGSIAVTGSLVQWMRDQMGLINSAAEIETLASSVEDNGGAYFVPAFSGLFAPYWRPDARGVIAGLTRYVTKAHIARAVLEATAWQTREIADAMNKDSGVELTALKVDGGMTSNNLLMQTLSDVLDAPVVRPMVAETTCLGAAYAAGLAVGFWNDVEELRANWRRAAEWTPKMPEETREAEYKKWRKAVQRTMGWLDDDES; translated from the coding sequence ATGAGCACCCCCACCACAGGACACGGCACCGGCCCCTTCATCGCCGCGATCGACCAGGGCACGACGTCGAGCCGCTGCATCGTCTTCGACCGCGACGGCCGGATCGTCTCGGTCGACCAGAAGGAGCACGAGCAGATCCTCCCGAAGCCGGGCTGGGTCGAGCACGACGCCTCCGAGATCTGGGACAACGTGCAGGAGGTCGTCGCCGGGGCGATCCGCAAGGCCGGGATCACCAAGGACGACGTCAAGGCGATCGGCATCACCAACCAGCGCGAGACCACGATGCTGTGGGACCGGCACACCGGCGAGCCGGTGCACCACGCGATCGTCTGGCAGGACACGCGTACCGACGCGCTCTGCAAGGAACTGGGCCGCAACGTCGGCGCGGACCGCTTCCGGCGCGAGACGGGCCTCCCGCTCTCCTCGTACTTCGCCGGCCCGAAGATCCGCTGGCTGCTCGACAACGTCGAGGGGCTCCAGGAGCGGGCCGACCGGGGCGACCTGCTCTTCGGCACGATGGACTCCTGGGTCATCTGGAACCTGACCGGCGGCGTCAACGGCGGCGTGCACGTCACCGACGTCACCAACGCCTCGCGCACCCTCCTGATGAACCTGCGCACGCTGGAGTGGGACGACAAGATCTGCGCCTCGATCGGCGTGCCCAAGTCGGTGCTCCCCGAGATCCGTTCCTCCGCCGAGGTCTACGGCGAGGTCAAGGGCGGGCTGCTCGGCGACGTGCTAGGCGGCATCCCGGTCGCCTCGGCGCTCGGCGACCAGCAGGCCGCGCTCTTCGGGCAGACGTGTTTCGCCGAGGGCGAGGCGAAGTCCACGTACGGCACCGGCACCTTCATGCTGATCAACACCGGTACGAAGGCGATCAACTCCTACAGCGGACTGCTCACCACGGTCGGCTACCGCATCGGCGACCAGAAGCCGGTGTACGCCCTGGAGGGCTCGATCGCGGTCACCGGTTCGCTCGTGCAGTGGATGCGGGACCAGATGGGCCTCATCAACTCGGCGGCCGAGATCGAGACGCTCGCCTCCTCCGTCGAGGACAACGGCGGCGCCTACTTCGTCCCCGCCTTCTCCGGTCTCTTCGCCCCGTACTGGCGCCCGGACGCGCGCGGCGTGATCGCCGGGCTCACCCGGTACGTGACGAAGGCGCACATCGCCCGCGCCGTCCTGGAGGCCACCGCCTGGCAGACCAGGGAGATCGCGGACGCGATGAACAAGGACTCCGGGGTCGAGCTGACCGCCCTCAAGGTGGACGGCGGCATGACCTCGAACAATCTGCTGATGCAGACGCTCTCGGACGTGCTCGACGCGCCCGTGGTGCGGCCGATGGTGGCCGAGACCACGTGTCTGGGAGCGGCGTACGCGGCCGGTCTCGCGGTCGGTTTCTGGAACGACGTCGAGGAACTGCGGGCCAACTGGCGCCGGGCGGCCGAGTGGACGCCGAAGATGCCGGAGGAGACCCGCGAGGCCGAGTACAAGAAGTGGCGCAAGGCCGTCCAGCGCACCATGGGCTGGCTGGACGACGACGAGAGCTGA
- a CDS encoding glycerol-3-phosphate dehydrogenase/oxidase, whose protein sequence is MTTVQHLPSLGTHPATGTGPSRAETREQLSRASYDLLVIGGGILGISTAWHAAQSGLRVALVDSGDFAGATSSASSKLLHGGLRYLQTGAVKLVAENHFERRAVSRQVAPHLANPLTFYLPVYKGGPHGAAKLGAGVFAYSALSAFGDGVGHLLSPARAQRDVPELRTENLKAVAVYGDDQMNDARMAVMTVRAAVEAGAVVLNHAAVTGLRFTNGRVTGVELKDGTDGTEFGVNARLVLNATGPWVDHLRRMEDPHAAPSVRLSKGAHLVLKRTSPWNAALATPIDKYRITFALPWEDMLLLGTTDEEYEGDPADVAVNDKDITQILDEAAFSVRDQQLDRSLITYSFAGLRVLPGGPGDTSKAKRETVVTEGTGGMLSVAGGKWTTFRHIGRTVMNKLASLPGHPLGDDMEPISELPSKMPLPGVANPLAVKHRLLVDHQGAGTEMAADTAQHLATHYGSLAFDIARLANEHPELGERIHPEAPEIWAQVVWARDHEWAETPDDVLRRRTTLTIRGLTDDALRERVAKVLAERES, encoded by the coding sequence ATGACCACCGTCCAGCACCTGCCGAGCCTCGGGACCCACCCGGCCACGGGGACAGGCCCGAGCCGCGCCGAGACCCGCGAACAGCTCTCCCGCGCGAGCTACGACCTCCTGGTGATCGGCGGCGGCATCCTGGGCATCTCCACCGCCTGGCACGCCGCGCAGTCCGGGCTGCGGGTCGCCCTCGTCGACAGCGGCGACTTCGCGGGGGCCACCTCCTCCGCCTCCTCGAAGCTGCTCCACGGCGGGCTGCGCTACCTCCAGACGGGGGCCGTCAAGCTCGTCGCCGAGAACCACTTCGAGCGGCGCGCCGTCTCGCGGCAGGTCGCCCCGCACCTCGCCAACCCGCTCACCTTCTACCTGCCCGTCTACAAGGGCGGCCCGCACGGTGCCGCGAAGCTCGGCGCGGGCGTCTTCGCCTACTCGGCGCTCTCCGCCTTCGGCGACGGCGTCGGGCACCTGCTCTCGCCCGCGCGCGCCCAGCGCGACGTGCCCGAGCTGCGCACGGAGAACCTGAAGGCGGTCGCGGTCTACGGCGACGACCAGATGAACGACGCGCGCATGGCCGTCATGACCGTCCGCGCGGCCGTCGAGGCCGGGGCCGTCGTCCTCAACCACGCGGCCGTCACCGGGCTGCGCTTCACCAACGGGCGTGTCACGGGCGTGGAGCTGAAGGACGGCACGGACGGCACCGAGTTCGGCGTCAACGCGCGGCTCGTCCTCAACGCGACCGGCCCGTGGGTGGACCACCTGCGCCGGATGGAGGACCCGCACGCGGCCCCCTCGGTGCGGCTCTCCAAGGGCGCGCACCTCGTCCTCAAGCGCACCTCGCCGTGGAACGCCGCGCTCGCGACGCCGATCGACAAGTACCGCATCACCTTCGCCCTCCCCTGGGAGGACATGCTCCTGCTCGGCACGACCGACGAGGAGTACGAGGGCGACCCGGCCGATGTCGCGGTCAACGACAAGGACATCACGCAGATCCTCGACGAGGCCGCCTTCTCGGTGCGGGACCAGCAGCTCGACCGCTCGCTCATCACGTACTCCTTCGCGGGGCTGCGCGTGCTCCCCGGCGGTCCGGGCGACACCTCGAAGGCGAAGCGCGAGACGGTCGTGACCGAGGGCACGGGCGGCATGCTCTCCGTCGCGGGCGGCAAGTGGACGACGTTCCGGCACATCGGCCGCACGGTCATGAACAAGCTCGCCTCGCTCCCCGGGCACCCGCTCGGCGACGACATGGAGCCCATCTCCGAGCTGCCCTCGAAGATGCCGCTGCCCGGCGTCGCCAACCCGCTCGCCGTCAAGCACCGGCTGCTCGTCGATCACCAGGGCGCGGGCACCGAGATGGCCGCCGACACCGCGCAGCACCTCGCGACGCACTACGGCTCCCTCGCCTTCGACATCGCGCGCCTCGCCAACGAGCACCCCGAGCTGGGCGAGCGCATCCACCCGGAGGCCCCGGAGATCTGGGCGCAGGTCGTGTGGGCCCGCGACCACGAGTGGGCCGAGACCCCGGACGACGTGCTGCGGCGCCGTACGACGCTGACGATCCGCGGACTCACGGACGACGCGCTGCGCGAGCGGGTCGCGAAGGTCCTCGCCGAGCGCGAGAGCTGA
- a CDS encoding MIP/aquaporin family protein yields MSSSDIFFGEFIGTAVLVLLGGGVCAAITFKRSKAYEAGWVAIAFGWGFAVLTGAYIASGPSGAHLNPAVTLGLAIEGGTKWSDVPLYMGSQLAGAMVGAVLVWLAYYGQFKAHLADPEFVSPGPKGEEGLVDIEKQASPKAGPLLGVFSTGPEIRNTVQNVMTEVIATFVLVLAILTQGLNDSGKGLGTLGVLITALVVVGIGLSLGGPTGYAINPVRDLGPRIIHSLLPLKNKGGSDWGYAWIPVVAPLIGAAAAGGVYKLCFA; encoded by the coding sequence GTGTCCAGCTCCGATATTTTCTTCGGCGAGTTCATCGGGACCGCCGTTCTGGTACTGCTCGGTGGCGGTGTGTGCGCCGCCATCACCTTCAAGCGGTCGAAGGCGTACGAGGCGGGCTGGGTCGCCATCGCCTTCGGCTGGGGTTTCGCCGTCCTCACCGGCGCCTACATCGCGAGCGGCCCCTCCGGGGCCCACCTCAACCCGGCGGTCACGCTGGGCCTCGCCATCGAGGGCGGCACCAAGTGGAGCGACGTACCGCTCTACATGGGTTCGCAGCTGGCCGGCGCGATGGTCGGCGCCGTCCTGGTCTGGCTCGCCTACTACGGGCAGTTCAAGGCGCACCTCGCGGACCCCGAGTTCGTGAGCCCCGGCCCCAAGGGCGAGGAGGGCCTCGTGGACATCGAGAAGCAGGCCTCGCCCAAGGCGGGCCCGCTCCTCGGCGTCTTCTCCACGGGCCCCGAGATCCGCAACACCGTGCAGAACGTGATGACCGAGGTCATCGCCACCTTCGTGCTGGTCCTCGCGATCCTCACGCAGGGCCTCAACGACAGCGGCAAGGGTCTCGGCACCCTGGGCGTGCTCATCACGGCCCTCGTCGTGGTCGGTATCGGTCTCTCGCTCGGCGGCCCGACCGGGTACGCCATCAACCCGGTACGTGACCTCGGCCCCCGCATCATCCACTCCCTCCTCCCGCTCAAGAACAAGGGCGGCTCGGACTGGGGGTACGCGTGGATTCCGGTGGTCGCGCCGCTCATCGGCGCCGCGGCGGCCGGCGGGGTCTACAAGCTCTGCTTCGCCTGA